One Paramisgurnus dabryanus chromosome 9, PD_genome_1.1, whole genome shotgun sequence DNA segment encodes these proteins:
- the aamdc gene encoding mth938 domain-containing protein, with protein MSSPEIASLSWGHMKIKGCSTSYKDCKVWPGGSRAWDWHETGTDHHPGVQPADLDEVLRKGVQTLVIGRGMSEALQVPPSTLEYVKKQGVDVRVFQTEQAVKEYNALVGQGAKVGGVFHSTC; from the exons ATGTCATCTCCAGAAATCGCTTCCTTATCCTGGGGCCACATGAAGATCAAAGGTTGTTCCACTTCCTATAAAGACTGTAAAGTTTGGCCGGGTGGCAGTCGAGCCTGGGACTGGCATGAAACTGGCACTGAT CATCATCCTGGTGTCCAGCCAGCTGATCTGGATGAGGTTCTTAGAAAAGGTGTACAGACGCTGGTTATAGGCAGAGGAATGAGCGAAGCTTTACAG GTGCCTCCTTCCACCCTTGAATATGTGAAGAAACAGGGTGTGGACGTCCGGGTGTTCCAGACTGAGCAGGCTGTTAAAGAATATAATGCTTTGGTGGGACAGGGGGCTAAAGTTGGTGGGGTTTTTCACTCCACATGCTGA